The Candidatus Rubidus massiliensis DNA segment TTGAGAACTCTAATGAACTAAAGTTTTCAAGAGAGCAAGGTTTTTTTGACAAAAGCTTAGGCATTAAAGCTTTTATAGGTTGTGTTTTTGTTACAGCCTTTTTTTTATTTTTGCATTTTAGAGAAAATCATTTAGAAGTTTTAGAATTAAACAGTGAGGCTCCAAGCTATATTGTAGCTCAAACCGATTTTGACTTTTTAGATGAAGAAGCAACCTTATTGGCAAAGCAAGCAGCGGTTCAAGACCTTGGAAAAATTTATAGGGTTTCTGAAAAGTCAATTACTGATCATCAAGTTAGTTTTGAAAATTTTTTAATTTATAATCAAGACTGGCGCAAATATGTAGATAGTAATCATTTTGACGAGTTACATAATGGAATAAATGTAGTTTCCAAAAAAATAAAAAAATTACATTTTACCGATGCTAGAACTTTTCAAAAAATGACAGAGGTTGATTATTCCACAAATGACTATCTCATATATACGCCCCATGATATTTCTGAACCTATCCATTTTCCAATCCAGATCTGGGAATATTTAAAGCAAAATACACAAACTATTGAGACTAATGCTTTAGATTTTATTATTTCCTATTTGCAAAATACTAATTGGAATGTAGTAGAAGATTCTCAAGCTGAAAACAATCTTAAGAGAAAAATACAAAGCCAAATTGAACCGGTGTTTAGCCATGTAACAGCTGGTAGTAGAATTATTGATCAAGGGGAAAAAGTCACAGCTAGACATTTAGCCATTATGCAAGCGATGAAAAAGGCTCTAGGGGATCAAAGAAATCTTTGGCATCCCCTTACTATATTAGGCTCGCTTTTGATGACATTAATCTTAACAATTATTTGCGTAGCCTACTTTAGGGTAAACCAGCCTGAAATTATGAAATCAAACCGGAAACTCTTTTTGTTAGTTTCTATTGTAATTTTCACATTTATTTTTGCTAAAGCTACTGAATTTTTTTTAGTTAATTCACAGACTAATTTAATTGATTATGTAAGATATCCAATTTTTGTGCCTTTTGCAGCTATTTTGTTATCTAGTTTAATAAACACTAGTTTAGCCATGTTTGTAAGTGCTTTTTTAACTGTCATTTTGACGATGGTTTTAGCCTTTAATCAATATGGATTTATGATTATTAACTTGGCCACTGCAATGGTTGCTATCTTAAGCACTCGATCTCTTCAAAAAAGAAAAGAAATTTTCATTGTTTGTGGTTTAGCTTGGTTATGTGCAGTAGGACTTATTTTAGCCATTCATTTTTACCAAGCAGTTGATTGGAATCGCTATATTTTATCAGACATTGTAAGTAGTGGACTTTTTTTATTGTTCACTTCCATTATTGTAGTGGGTTTATTACCTTTACTAGAGTCTTTATTTGGAATAATGACAAATGTAACATTAACTGAATATTTAGATCCAAATAATGATTTACTAAGAAGGCTTTCTATCGAGGCCCCCGGAACATATCAACATTCAATTGTTGTTGGTAATTTGGCAGAAGCTGCCGCATCATCTATTGGCGCTAACGGATTATTTTGTAGAGTAGCGACTCTTTACCATGATGTTGGAAAAATTGCTACGCCTCAATATTTTACCGAAAATCAACAACCTGGAATGAATATTCATCAATTATTGACCCCTTTAGAGTCAGCTCAAGTCATTATGGCACACGTGAGTGAAGGGGTTGCTTTAGCGCGAAAAGCTGGTTTGCCTGAACAATTTATTGATATTATTAAAGAGCATCATGGTACAACTTTAGTGTATTATTTTTATCGAAAACAATTAGAAAAAGTTGATGAGGATAAGACAAAAATTGATGAAAGAGACTTCCGTTATATGGGTCCGAAACCAAGAAGTAAAGAATCGGCCATTATAATGATTGCAGATTCTTTAGAAGCTGCCGCCCGTTCACTTGAGAAAGTGGATGAGAAAAGTTTAATGGAACTAGCTTCACGACTTGTGCGCGATAAGGCAGATGATGGACAGTTTGATGAAAGTTTACTTACTTTTGAAGAACTTGCCAAAGTTAAACAAGCATTAGTCAAAACATTGATAGCCTTTGGACATAGTCGTATCAAGTATCCCAAACGAGAAAAAAGTACTGAACCTTTACCAAATATTGAAGAATGAATTTTAAAAAAGCCTTAATCACTGGAGCCAGTTCTGGCATTGGTCATTCTTTAGCTACCTTAATGGCTAAAAAAAACATTTCGCTTATTATAACTGGTCGCAATAATGCTCAATTAGTTTCTTTGAAGGATCAGTTATCCGATAAAGTGCCAGTTGAGATTCTAGTAGGAGATTTAGAAAATCCCACATTCTTAGAAGAGTTATTAAAAAAAATAGAAAGTGATTCTCCTGATTTAATCATAAACAACGCTGGATTTGGTCTATATGGTGATACAGATCAAATAGAGTTAGCAAAGCTTAATCAAATGATTGATGTTAATATAAAAGCTTTAATGGCTATTTCAATAGCTGGTGTCAAAGCCTTAAAAAATAAAAACCAAAAAGGGACCATCTTAAACATCTCTTCTGCGGCTTCTTTTTTAACTTTCCCCTCTTTTAGTGTTTATGCAGCAACAAAAGCTTTTATAAATAGCTTTTCGCAAAGTTTAGATGTTGAAGTTCAGCCTTTTAATATTAGAGTTTTAACTTCTTGTCCTGGCATGGTTGAAACAAATTTTAGTAAAAGAGCTGGAGCTAAAAAAATTGCTTTTGAAATGAATGTAATGACAGCAGATAAGGCAGCTGAACTGATGTGGGAACAAATTGAAAAGCAAAAACCCTTATCTATCATTAATTGGCAATACAAATTAGCTATCTTTTTATCAAAATTCGTACCTAAGTTTTGGCTTGCCAAACGTTTACAAAAAAATATTCAAGCAAGACAAAAATAATTCCCTATGAGTTTCGACATAAAAAAAATTGATCAATTCCCTCAACAGCCTGGCGTTTATCTAATGAAAGATAAAAAAGGGGAAGTTATTTATGTCGGCAAGGCCAATAATTTGCGGCAAAGAGTTAAACAATATTTTTTTCCTGGTAGGGATGGGCGATTTATTGTCCCTTACTTGGTGGCTAAAGTAGAAGATGTAGAAATTATTTTAGTTTCTTCTGAAAAAGAAGCCTTATTATTAGAAAACATCCAAATAAAAAAGTTCAAACCCCGCTACAACGCTTTATTAAAAGATGATAAATCATATATTGCCTTAAAATTAACGACTAAGCAAATGTGGCCAAGACTTTTTCTTATTCGATATAAAGGCAAGCCACCAGCAGATGGAACCTATTTTGGACCTTATACAAGCGCTTACTCCGCTAGAAGAACACTTGATTTATTACAAAGACTTTTTCCTTTAAGACAGTGCTCAGATCAAGAATTTGCTAGAAGAACGAGACCATGTATCCTTTATGATATGAAAAGATGCGTCGCTCCTTGTGTACAAAAATGTACTAAGCAAGAATATGATCGGCATGTGGAGAGAACTGTAAAATTCTTAAGAGGTCACGATAAAGAAATTTTAAAAGAACTTTATACCGAAATGGAAGTTTGTTCTGAAAAATTAGAGTTTGAAAAGGCTGGAGACTATTTAAGACAAATTCGAGAAATTGAGCAAACCCTTGAAAACCAAAAAATTGAAAAACCTTTTGGTGGCGATGTAGACGTTATTGGAATCTTTAGAGAAGCTGAAGAAGTCGTTTTATCGCAGCTTATATTCAAAGGAGGAAAATTATCCGGTGTTAAACATCATAATTTCTCCCAAATTGCTCAAGATGATCATGAGTTACTAGAATCGTTTATCATTCAAATGTATGAACTTCAAACAGAAGTGCCCCATGAAATTTTAGTCTCTGTAAAAATACCTGAAAGTGAGACGTTATCGGAAATAATTTCACTTGGTAAAAATCGAAAAATTCAAATCATTACGCCCCAAAAAGGGGAAAAGAAATCTCTTTTAGAAATGGCTTATTTAAATGCGGAAGCTGCCTTTAAACAAACAAGAGATAGAAAAAGTTTAAAAGAAAAAATCTTATTAGAAATGGAAGAAAAGTTTCGCCTTAACAACTATCCAAAAAGAATTGAGTGCTTTGATAATTCCAATACTTCAGGTTCTGAACTCGTTTCTGCCTGTGTAAGCTTTATTGAAGGGGAAAAAGATACAAGTCATTACCGACATTATAAAATTAAGAGTGTGGATAAAGGGGATGATTATGGAGCGATGTATGAGGTTTTGACACGTCGCTATAAGAGAGCTAAAGAAGAGAATGACTTACCTGACTTAGTTTTGATTGATGGTGGAAAAGGTCATTTAAACATCGCCTTAAAAGTCTTTGCAGAACTAAACATTATAACTGTCGATTTGCTAGGAGTTGCAAAAGAGGAAAGTCGACATGATAAAGGAATGACATCAGAGCAAATTTATTTGCCCAATATTAAAGATCCCGTTTTTTTACGTAAAAACTCTTCCGTATTATTTTTAATCCAACAAATTCGAGATGAAGCTCATCGTTTTGCTATTACTTACCATCGAAAACTTAGAGAGAAAAAAACATTTAAGAGCGCTCTTGACGATATCCCCTCAATTGGTCCTATTAAAAAGAAGATTTTACTAAAACATTTTGGCAGTGTAAAAAAAATTAAAGAAGCCACTTTAGAAGAGCTTAAAATGGCAAAAACAATTAGCCAAAAGAACGCCGAAACAATCTATAATTTTTTCCACTCAACACAGGATGAAAATAAAATCTTTTAAAAAGGGATAAGATTTACTAACTAACCTTTTCAATTTTTTTAAAAATTTTAACCTAAACTTTTTATAAATTTTCAAACAATGTTTTATTTTTTTTAGATTTAAGTTACTTTAAGTTTAAAAGTCGTTGTAATTGATAAGGTTTACTATGGTGAATTCGACTTCATCAGAAAAAGCATTCAAACTTCAATCAAACGAATTAGAAAAAAAAATTCGTAATTTTTCTTTGCCATTTAGCATTTTTCGATTTAACACATGGTTTACTCGTTCTGAATCCAAAATATTGTTAAGAGAAATTGATACTTATTTTAGTACATTTATACAAATGTGGCAAAAATCACCTGGAGAGAGTCAAATTTTTTTAACTAAATGCGCTATTTCTGTCGCTACCGAACTTAAAAAAGGAAACAAAAAGAAACTAATTTTGATGAGGGAAATTAGTGAAAAAAAGGAAGAAGTGAAAAAAATAATTGATACTTTAACCCCTTTTTTTCATTTTTTAGATACTAATCAAGAAAAGGTATTTCAAAAAGTTAGTGATATAGAATTATTTCCGACACCCACTTATGTTGATTTAGAGGATGACTTTGTTTTTTCGATTAAAAATCTTCAATTTTCCCAAAAACAAGAAGAGTATAGGAAATACGAAGTGCTCAACCCGCTTGGAATTTATTATATAGCAAAAATTGGAAAAATTAATCCCATAGCAACTAATTTTTTTGGATCTCTCGATCCTTTATTTGATTTTTCTAATCTACAAAAGAAAAAGCAGGCCAAAAATATTGTAGATCGGCAACAGGCGCAAGCAAGAGAACAGTTCTGCAAATTTCTTTATTTTTTTCGACTAGTTGGTATTCTGGGGGTAAAATCAGTTTACACGTTGACAAGTCCTACAGGCGCTTGGGCTATTTATAAAAAGAATGCTCCCCTTGACTTACTTAAAGTTACCCCCACCATTTGCAAACAAATAAATCAATATATTGAGATTGAAAGAGCTTTTGGTATAAAAATTTTAGGGAATACTGATGATTTTAGATTAGAAACACTATTTTTGTTAGATGAAAATGAAAATATTTATTTGTCTCAATTAAATGGGATACATTTTATAGATGAAAATGTTCACACAAGACATCAAAGATTTAAAGAGCAGATTTTTGGTAAAATTAAAGGGGAGTATCTTGAATTAATTTTTTCAAATTCATTTTTAGGTTCACCTTTAAATTCTATGAATTCCTTAAATTGGACAGATAAGATTATAGACCTAACTAATTTTTCATTTTCTGCCATGTGCTATATAAGTTTTTGTTCAAAACTATTTTTCAAAGACTTAAAAAAAACTATTTCAGATATCTTAGATTGTATTATTGAGCCAAGACACGCTACTGACTCACAAAATTTGATATATCTTCGTGCATTTATCAAAACCTTAAAAAAACACACCAGCAATCCATCATTTGAGGCTGAAATACAAACTAATTTTGTTAAGGAAATTCATAAAACACTGCAATTTGAATATGAGTTAATGGAAATCTTAAAAGATAAAATAATTAGATCTGTTTTTGCAAATATTCTAGATATTGCTCTGAAAACATTTCCCAAAACACCCCAGGAGTACTACAATATTGCCTGCAATTATTTAAAAGAATTATCTAGTAGTTTTGATGAAGGTAAACAAACCACTTTTTGGCGTTTTTTAGGGGATGAGTTTTTAGAAAAAT contains these protein-coding regions:
- a CDS encoding phosphodiesterase, with the protein product MMDHSSVLENSNELKFSREQGFFDKSLGIKAFIGCVFVTAFFLFLHFRENHLEVLELNSEAPSYIVAQTDFDFLDEEATLLAKQAAVQDLGKIYRVSEKSITDHQVSFENFLIYNQDWRKYVDSNHFDELHNGINVVSKKIKKLHFTDARTFQKMTEVDYSTNDYLIYTPHDISEPIHFPIQIWEYLKQNTQTIETNALDFIISYLQNTNWNVVEDSQAENNLKRKIQSQIEPVFSHVTAGSRIIDQGEKVTARHLAIMQAMKKALGDQRNLWHPLTILGSLLMTLILTIICVAYFRVNQPEIMKSNRKLFLLVSIVIFTFIFAKATEFFLVNSQTNLIDYVRYPIFVPFAAILLSSLINTSLAMFVSAFLTVILTMVLAFNQYGFMIINLATAMVAILSTRSLQKRKEIFIVCGLAWLCAVGLILAIHFYQAVDWNRYILSDIVSSGLFLLFTSIIVVGLLPLLESLFGIMTNVTLTEYLDPNNDLLRRLSIEAPGTYQHSIVVGNLAEAAASSIGANGLFCRVATLYHDVGKIATPQYFTENQQPGMNIHQLLTPLESAQVIMAHVSEGVALARKAGLPEQFIDIIKEHHGTTLVYYFYRKQLEKVDEDKTKIDERDFRYMGPKPRSKESAIIMIADSLEAAARSLEKVDEKSLMELASRLVRDKADDGQFDESLLTFEELAKVKQALVKTLIAFGHSRIKYPKREKSTEPLPNIEE
- the isfD gene encoding Sulfoacetaldehyde reductase, which gives rise to MNFKKALITGASSGIGHSLATLMAKKNISLIITGRNNAQLVSLKDQLSDKVPVEILVGDLENPTFLEELLKKIESDSPDLIINNAGFGLYGDTDQIELAKLNQMIDVNIKALMAISIAGVKALKNKNQKGTILNISSAASFLTFPSFSVYAATKAFINSFSQSLDVEVQPFNIRVLTSCPGMVETNFSKRAGAKKIAFEMNVMTADKAAELMWEQIEKQKPLSIINWQYKLAIFLSKFVPKFWLAKRLQKNIQARQK
- the uvrC gene encoding Excinuclease ABC subunit C; amino-acid sequence: MSFDIKKIDQFPQQPGVYLMKDKKGEVIYVGKANNLRQRVKQYFFPGRDGRFIVPYLVAKVEDVEIILVSSEKEALLLENIQIKKFKPRYNALLKDDKSYIALKLTTKQMWPRLFLIRYKGKPPADGTYFGPYTSAYSARRTLDLLQRLFPLRQCSDQEFARRTRPCILYDMKRCVAPCVQKCTKQEYDRHVERTVKFLRGHDKEILKELYTEMEVCSEKLEFEKAGDYLRQIREIEQTLENQKIEKPFGGDVDVIGIFREAEEVVLSQLIFKGGKLSGVKHHNFSQIAQDDHELLESFIIQMYELQTEVPHEILVSVKIPESETLSEIISLGKNRKIQIITPQKGEKKSLLEMAYLNAEAAFKQTRDRKSLKEKILLEMEEKFRLNNYPKRIECFDNSNTSGSELVSACVSFIEGEKDTSHYRHYKIKSVDKGDDYGAMYEVLTRRYKRAKEENDLPDLVLIDGGKGHLNIALKVFAELNIITVDLLGVAKEESRHDKGMTSEQIYLPNIKDPVFLRKNSSVLFLIQQIRDEAHRFAITYHRKLREKKTFKSALDDIPSIGPIKKKILLKHFGSVKKIKEATLEELKMAKTISQKNAETIYNFFHSTQDENKIF